A DNA window from Actinomadura coerulea contains the following coding sequences:
- a CDS encoding pentapeptide repeat-containing protein, with translation MSARADMTKADLTRASLVGANLPYANLSRANLTEANLRHASLYGAVLAGATLYGATLIGANLYGTDLTRADLSRADLTNADLIDADLSNATLTGATLTGAGLVRANLHGADLTYAVLREAGLTGADLSGADLTGAALGGADVVGAAWSAATTWPGEESETIRERSQEVEPGRFVVLR, from the coding sequence ATGTCGGCTCGGGCGGACATGACCAAGGCCGATCTGACCCGCGCTTCCCTGGTCGGCGCGAACCTGCCCTACGCCAACCTGAGTCGTGCGAACCTGACCGAGGCGAATCTCCGGCACGCCTCGCTGTACGGTGCGGTGCTGGCCGGCGCGACGCTCTACGGCGCGACGCTGATCGGGGCGAACCTGTACGGGACCGATCTGACCCGCGCCGACCTCAGCCGCGCGGACCTGACGAACGCCGACCTGATCGACGCCGATCTCTCCAACGCGACGCTCACCGGGGCGACCCTCACCGGCGCGGGCCTCGTCCGCGCCAACCTCCACGGCGCGGACCTCACCTATGCCGTCCTGCGTGAGGCGGGCCTGACCGGGGCCGATCTGTCCGGTGCGGACCTGACGGGCGCCGCCCTCGGCGGAGCGGACGTGGTCGGTGCGGCGTGGTCGGCGGCGACGACCTGGCCGGGCGAAGAGAGCGAGACGATCCGGGAGCGGTCTCAGGAAGTGGAGCCGGGACGGTTCGTCGTGCTGCGTTAG
- a CDS encoding DUF397 domain-containing protein: MHMTSVWRKSSYSGGATDEACVELAALPQGIGVRDSKNPHGEPLSMTGDAFGQLLRRIKEGALDQA, encoded by the coding sequence ATGCACATGACCAGCGTGTGGCGGAAAAGTTCGTACAGCGGCGGTGCGACAGACGAAGCGTGCGTGGAGTTGGCAGCGTTGCCCCAGGGCATCGGGGTCAGGGACTCCAAGAACCCTCATGGAGAGCCCCTGAGCATGACTGGCGATGCTTTCGGGCAGCTGCTTCGGCGGATTAAGGAAGGGGCGCTCGATCAGGCCTGA
- a CDS encoding DUF397 domain-containing protein has product MAGTWRKSSCSGTSTDEMCVELAVLPGGIGIRDSKDPEGGRLTVGGDALGSLLRRIKEGALDRA; this is encoded by the coding sequence ATGGCCGGCACATGGCGTAAGAGCTCCTGCAGTGGAACCTCCACTGACGAGATGTGTGTTGAACTAGCTGTGCTGCCCGGAGGCATCGGAATCAGGGATTCCAAAGATCCTGAGGGTGGGCGACTGACCGTGGGTGGCGACGCTTTGGGGAGCTTGCTCCGGCGGATCAAGGAAGGTGCTCTCGACCGGGCCTGA
- a CDS encoding serine/threonine-protein kinase yields MVRGDVISGRYRLGEEIGRGGMGIVWKAYDQSLERHVAMKRLQVPDDLAEEDRDALKGRFLREARAAARLEHPSIINVYDVVDDAAGPWIVMQYVQGRSLDQIVRDDGPLPVDRAARIGLALLDALDCAHRAGILHRDVKPANVLIADDGRVLLADFGIAAVSNATAYTRTGGFVGTPVFMAPERFRTGTPGPASDLWSLGATLYMAVEGHPPFQAEELEALIGQLLMGDDPAFVRSGALKPVLRGLLERDPGERWTSQQAARGLTAVPDGRDPTGPLVGNAGHGKPGKGVLVIVGLLVLLIPLVLVAITGGVNFPFQKSSDSGSKDKFESVPDACAIVSEGPALKETLPNPDESEALDWGPYQDHDDAVTCTWSDVVSDDGSSKTADATLAIRTSLPRRSTVADLLAWTKVPGLGDAAVRKSVPGDGQSGWHAEMLIFTVRNAEIGVYLIESPHCARTRNGGPRSSSSPKSSKGLSEKPSEPR; encoded by the coding sequence GTGGTGCGAGGGGACGTGATCAGCGGCCGGTACCGGCTCGGCGAGGAGATCGGCCGGGGCGGGATGGGGATCGTCTGGAAGGCGTACGACCAGTCGCTGGAACGCCACGTGGCCATGAAACGGCTTCAGGTCCCCGACGACCTGGCCGAGGAGGACCGGGACGCCCTCAAGGGCCGGTTCCTGCGGGAGGCCCGCGCCGCCGCGCGGCTGGAGCACCCGTCGATCATCAACGTGTACGACGTCGTCGACGACGCGGCCGGCCCGTGGATCGTCATGCAGTACGTTCAGGGCCGCTCTCTTGATCAGATCGTCCGCGACGACGGGCCGCTGCCCGTCGACCGGGCCGCCCGGATCGGGCTCGCCCTGCTGGACGCGCTGGACTGCGCGCACCGAGCGGGCATCCTGCACCGCGACGTCAAGCCCGCCAACGTCCTGATCGCCGACGACGGCCGCGTCCTCCTCGCCGACTTCGGGATCGCGGCGGTGTCCAACGCCACCGCCTACACCAGGACGGGCGGGTTCGTCGGAACGCCCGTCTTCATGGCGCCCGAACGGTTCCGGACCGGCACGCCGGGCCCGGCGTCGGACCTGTGGTCGCTGGGGGCGACCCTGTACATGGCGGTGGAAGGCCATCCGCCGTTCCAGGCCGAGGAGCTGGAGGCTCTCATCGGCCAGCTCCTCATGGGAGACGACCCCGCCTTCGTCCGATCCGGCGCGCTGAAGCCGGTCCTGAGGGGACTCCTGGAAAGAGACCCCGGCGAACGCTGGACCTCTCAGCAGGCCGCGCGGGGCCTGACAGCCGTTCCGGACGGGCGAGATCCGACCGGGCCGCTGGTGGGGAATGCCGGGCATGGGAAACCGGGAAAGGGCGTCCTGGTCATCGTGGGCCTTCTCGTCCTGCTCATCCCCCTCGTCCTAGTCGCGATCACCGGCGGGGTGAATTTCCCCTTCCAGAAATCGTCCGACTCGGGCTCGAAGGACAAGTTCGAGTCGGTCCCGGATGCCTGTGCCATCGTCAGCGAGGGCCCCGCCCTCAAGGAGACCCTGCCCAACCCCGACGAGAGCGAGGCCCTGGACTGGGGCCCCTACCAGGATCACGACGACGCCGTCACCTGCACGTGGAGCGACGTCGTTTCGGATGACGGCAGTTCCAAGACCGCCGACGCCACGCTCGCGATCCGCACGTCCCTCCCTCGGAGATCGACGGTCGCCGACCTGCTGGCGTGGACGAAGGTCCCGGGCCTCGGGGACGCGGCGGTCCGCAAGAGTGTCCCCGGCGACGGGCAGAGCGGCTGGCACGCCGAAATGCTCATCTTCACCGTGCGGAACGCCGAGATAGGCGTCTACCTCATCGAATCCCCTCACTGCGCACGGACGAGGAACGGCGGACCAAGGTCCTCCAGCTCGCCGAAGTCATCGAAAGGGCTCTCAGAGAAACCCTCTGAACCCCGTTAG